The genomic DNA GATATTTTCTAAATACATCGGAAAAGTTAATATTATCATTCCGTAAGCCGCAGATCCCGACGACGACGCGGTTTTTGTTCGGGAAAACCCATCCATAGCCTGTTTCAAGAGGACCGACATAGAGTTCGGGGTACAAAACCGGTCTGGGAAAGTCCTTTGAATCAAGAGTGATTTCGATGGTCGGTGCCATCTGCTTTCTGAATCTGGCCTTGTCGATGTTCGGAAAAGATCGCCTGACAATGGAATTCGCCCCGTCCGCTCCCAGAATATAGGTCCCTTCAAAAGTGCTGTTGTCTTGTGTGGTGACGACACCGTTTTTGGTGTCGCATGAAACGACTTCGGTCTTTTGGTGGATTTCAGCGCCGAGCGTTTCTGCATGGCGCAAAAGGCGTGCATCAAGCAATTCCCGGTCAACAAAATGGAATGGTTTCGGGAGTGTACCTTCGGCCAGTGTTGCCGTGTATGACCTGATGGCATAGCGGTCCGAAGCAAAGTTGATGATCCCCGCTTCGGTCAACGAGTCCGTGCTTTCCCCGAAAAGTGTTTCCAGCAGTTTTGAGGACTTCCAGGTCAGCAGGCCGCCGCACAGTTTTTTTCTCGGAAATGCAGCGCGATCGAGCATGGCTACCGAGTAGCCTCGACGAGCCAGCGCCACTCCTGCGGCAGAACCGGCGAGGCTGCCGCCGCAGATTATGACATCATACTTTTTCTTCATGCAATATCACCATCCCGAGCGTCTTTTCCGCAGCTGTTTCCGGCAGGTGCGGAAGGGGGTTCTCTCTTCGTCTTGGCCTTGTGCGGCTTCACTTTGCCAAAACGCGATTTAATAGTATAGCCGGAATTCGGCACGCAGCCATATTTTGAACACAGGAGACCTGATCAATGATCATCCGCCATCGCGACAAGAGAAAGGAATGGGCCAAAAATTTGTTTCTCATTCTTGTTGCCGTCGGCATAGTCGCTTTTTTCTTCAACCTTGATCTTGTTCGCAAGGGTGAATCCGTATTCAGTCGCAGTGCAGACCGGAAGTTGCGTTTCACCGGCGATTTTGACCGTCAGGATTACAGTAAAGCGGAAATAGCCCGACTTTTGAAATTCATCAACCGGAACGAGAAGATCGTGGAAAAGCTCACTGTCGAGTGCTCAACGCAGGACAAATACAGGGAGGTCACTCCCTCGACGCAGGTTCTTTTCGACATGCACATTCTCATTGTCGACGGTGGAAGGATTTCCACCCCCACCCGGAGAGCGACCCGGAAGAACCTCATTCCCGCCATTCTGACCAAGCTCAACAAGGATATGCGAGCCTA from uncultured Pseudodesulfovibrio sp. includes the following:
- a CDS encoding NAD(P)/FAD-dependent oxidoreductase → MKKKYDVIICGGSLAGSAAGVALARRGYSVAMLDRAAFPRKKLCGGLLTWKSSKLLETLFGESTDSLTEAGIINFASDRYAIRSYTATLAEGTLPKPFHFVDRELLDARLLRHAETLGAEIHQKTEVVSCDTKNGVVTTQDNSTFEGTYILGADGANSIVRRSFPNIDKARFRKQMAPTIEITLDSKDFPRPVLYPELYVGPLETGYGWVFPNKNRVVVGICGLRNDNINFSDVFRKYLDFLKIKETAIPPSHGHPLPYGNYLTSPFHDRAMLAGDAGGFVEPLFGEGIFFAMCTGLYAGEALAEGLDKCTSPGPIYARRLHQQIMPELKGSDRLRWALFSAMKYTGPSSLKLFVNTAAPRLAEMVHGIRSYSWLRKKTWDFI